Proteins co-encoded in one Bremerella sp. TYQ1 genomic window:
- a CDS encoding TlpA disulfide reductase family protein, which yields MKFGWTHGYLAILLFAATLIPLTAHGEDTTSTAPETVGESTFQPESAADGLAQINTYLRDQENPLPLPERLAKSLKMFDVVWQMDSDAEFKHRLIWTRFSIRTAQARTGNEAAIDALMDDLKGYTKHEEPEVALEAQNAIISLETMLVRQESEAKRLEYVQDKLAEITAMDVSSSSAKLGMTLAKNISSLVDAPHTAQFTDELARHFMSSTDAEIRATAEDLKGFSRRINLVGNSMRIVGKTLDGKPLDLDALKGKVVLVDFWATWCGPCVAEFPHLKELYEVYHPHGFEVIGISLDDAKADVEAFASERELPWLVVCNAEGDDYRGFSDVNARYYGINAIPQMILIGKDGLVVSTEARGEKLTTLLADAFPDVEVPETETAAD from the coding sequence ATGAAATTCGGGTGGACTCACGGTTACCTAGCGATTCTCCTGTTCGCAGCGACTCTTATCCCGCTAACCGCTCATGGAGAAGATACAACGAGCACCGCCCCGGAAACCGTTGGGGAATCAACATTCCAGCCTGAATCGGCGGCCGATGGTCTCGCCCAGATCAATACGTACCTGCGTGATCAGGAAAATCCTCTTCCGCTACCCGAGCGTTTGGCGAAGAGCCTGAAGATGTTCGACGTCGTTTGGCAAATGGATTCTGATGCCGAATTTAAGCATCGCTTGATTTGGACACGATTCTCCATCCGGACCGCGCAAGCACGTACAGGCAACGAAGCCGCCATCGACGCACTAATGGACGACTTGAAAGGCTATACTAAGCACGAAGAGCCTGAAGTTGCATTAGAAGCCCAGAATGCAATCATCTCTCTGGAAACGATGCTTGTCCGGCAAGAGTCCGAAGCGAAACGCTTAGAGTATGTGCAAGACAAGCTGGCTGAAATAACCGCGATGGACGTGTCTTCGAGTTCGGCCAAGCTGGGAATGACGCTTGCCAAGAACATATCATCGCTTGTCGACGCTCCACACACGGCCCAATTCACCGACGAGTTGGCACGCCATTTCATGAGTTCGACCGATGCCGAAATTCGCGCTACGGCGGAAGACCTGAAAGGATTCTCGCGCCGAATAAACCTGGTCGGCAACTCGATGCGAATCGTCGGCAAGACGCTCGATGGCAAGCCGCTCGATCTTGACGCCTTGAAAGGCAAAGTGGTGCTCGTCGACTTTTGGGCCACTTGGTGCGGACCCTGCGTGGCGGAGTTCCCGCACCTCAAAGAACTGTACGAGGTCTATCACCCACACGGCTTTGAAGTGATCGGAATCAGCCTCGACGATGCGAAAGCGGACGTGGAAGCATTTGCCAGCGAACGGGAACTCCCGTGGCTCGTTGTATGTAATGCCGAAGGAGATGATTACCGCGGATTCTCCGACGTCAACGCTCGATATTACGGTATCAACGCGATTCCTCAGATGATCCTGATCGGCAAAGATGGCTTGGTTGTGTCGACAGAGGCTCGAGGTGAGAAACTGACCACGTTACTGGCCGATGCTTTTCCTGACGTTGAAGTCCCCGAAACAGAGACAGCAGCGGATTAG
- a CDS encoding DUF1501 domain-containing protein: MSRRDMLTRMGTGLGMMGLAGLLGDEKLLAADAQSAAEAASYQNPLAPKAPHFPAKAKHVIHLFMTGGPSHVDTFDPKPLLTKYHGKPLPGGENLRTERKTGAAMASPFKFQKYGESGIEVSELFHNTAQHIDDIAVIRSMKAEVPNHEPSLGLMNCGASVAVRPAFGSWLTYGMGTENQNLPGYIVMCPHGYPTKQTQNWQSAFLPGVYQGTYVDTRHTEVEKLIENVKNSNLPLDQQREQVDLLQQMNQMHREQRGFDPALEARVQSFELAYRMQMEATDAFDVSKEPKNVLEAYGDGIQARQILIARRLVERGVRFVQVFHDKGQPWDSHDDLESAHRRLAGQCDQAIGALISDLKRLGLFEETLILWGGEFGRTPTVELPKPGSNQGKVNGRDHNHYGFTCWLAGGGIKGGQVYGSTDETGFKAEENPVHVHDLHATMLHALGFDHKKLTYRYAGRDYRLTDVHGNVVHELLS, encoded by the coding sequence ATGTCGCGTCGTGATATGCTGACTCGCATGGGAACTGGCCTCGGCATGATGGGGCTGGCCGGGCTTCTGGGTGATGAAAAGCTTTTGGCAGCCGATGCTCAGTCTGCAGCGGAAGCAGCTTCGTACCAAAATCCCTTGGCACCGAAGGCTCCCCACTTTCCCGCCAAAGCAAAGCATGTCATTCACTTGTTTATGACCGGCGGTCCATCGCACGTCGATACGTTTGACCCGAAGCCTCTGCTCACCAAATACCATGGTAAGCCGCTGCCAGGGGGTGAAAACCTGCGAACGGAACGTAAGACAGGCGCCGCAATGGCGTCCCCATTCAAGTTCCAAAAGTATGGCGAAAGCGGAATCGAAGTCAGCGAGCTGTTCCACAACACCGCGCAGCATATCGACGACATCGCCGTGATCCGCTCGATGAAAGCGGAAGTGCCTAACCATGAGCCGTCGCTTGGTTTGATGAACTGCGGTGCGTCGGTGGCGGTTCGCCCAGCGTTCGGCAGCTGGTTGACTTACGGCATGGGAACGGAGAATCAAAACCTTCCGGGCTACATCGTGATGTGCCCTCACGGCTATCCGACGAAGCAAACCCAGAACTGGCAGTCGGCATTTCTGCCGGGCGTTTACCAAGGAACCTATGTCGATACGCGGCACACGGAAGTTGAGAAGTTGATCGAGAACGTTAAAAACTCGAATCTTCCACTCGACCAACAGCGCGAACAAGTCGACCTGCTTCAGCAGATGAATCAAATGCATCGTGAACAACGAGGTTTCGATCCGGCGTTGGAGGCACGTGTGCAGTCGTTCGAGCTTGCCTATCGTATGCAGATGGAGGCAACCGATGCGTTCGACGTTTCTAAAGAACCGAAGAATGTGCTAGAAGCCTACGGCGATGGAATTCAGGCCCGTCAGATCCTGATCGCACGTCGCTTGGTGGAACGAGGCGTCCGCTTTGTCCAGGTCTTCCATGATAAAGGACAGCCTTGGGATAGCCATGATGATCTCGAATCGGCGCATCGCCGCTTAGCGGGGCAATGCGATCAAGCGATTGGAGCATTGATTTCCGATTTGAAGCGACTCGGATTATTTGAAGAGACTTTGATTCTTTGGGGCGGTGAATTTGGTCGCACGCCGACGGTTGAACTTCCTAAGCCAGGTTCCAACCAAGGAAAAGTCAACGGCCGCGATCACAACCATTACGGTTTTACTTGCTGGCTCGCCGGCGGTGGCATCAAGGGAGGGCAGGTATATGGCTCGACCGATGAAACGGGTTTCAAGGCCGAAGAGAACCCCGTCCACGTGCATGACTTGCACGCGACGATGCTGCACGCGTTAGGCTTCGATCATAAGAAGCTGACCTATCGTTATGCCGGTCGTGACTATCGTCTTACCGACGTGCACGGAAACGTTGTCCACGAGTTGCTTTCGTAG
- a CDS encoding PSD1 and planctomycete cytochrome C domain-containing protein, protein MRIIALSLAVFAVSLLPSIASAENKFSAEHIEFFEKSVRPVFVKRCIECHGAEKQEAGLRLDARSAIVKGADSGEIVAAGKPDESGLIHAIRYETYEMPPSGQMPAEEIAAIEKWVKLGMPWPEESEPIQPMSFDQRLVNDKQEHWSYQPIQNPEPPAVDGKHVANVIDQFVVDSLNKAGIAPSEKADRRTLIRRATFDLIGLPPTPEEVQAFVNDESPNAFEKVIDRLLASPQYGVKWGRVWLDVARYSDTRGYLNDGQDRRFPYAHAYRDYVIDSFNRDTPYDEFIKEQIAADYFAEEGDRRLAGLGLIRIGRQFLKRQDTIDDRIDVVTRGLLGLTVSCARCHDHKYDAINTADYYGLYGIFDQLEETTPLVGPIDADPQYPEFKKRFDELQAELNQHTEKTERVIQSEAATNFFDFIVRAVSKKQDVEIAKYEQNELDAKNIRPHLVSKWKQFADRVWKPNDPIWGPLFKAHELGEEQFAAEAEALVASWTAEDSKLNPTVREAIQQAKPTTLPALVDVYDELFKPIGAVYRDAEFSKVAVDKLDGPQGELADALFGRFSPVLLNDNDVNRSWFTSERNARKKLEGKIRGHEIDSPGSPPRAMAVVDRDKIHDPVIFLRGDPGRRGDRVPRQFIRVLNEPEDTSYSNGSGRLELAEDIVADDNPLTARVIANRVWMTHFDQPLVLTPADFGVRSDPPKLPLLLDHLATYLKSNDWSLKQLHKYIMLSATYQQSSEDRADAREKDPENRLVWRMNRRRLTFEEMRDGMLKVSGALDDSLGGRAEKILENPHPPRRTVYGFVDRQDLPNLYRAFDYPSPDATSPERSKTSVPQQALYLLNSPFVQRQAQWITDSWKDEPSLTDEQRLERLFQRVLQRAPTQQESEMFLKYVESSSDGEKWNRWDSVAQVVMISNDFMFVD, encoded by the coding sequence ATGCGAATCATCGCATTGTCACTGGCCGTTTTCGCGGTATCCCTTTTGCCGTCGATCGCGTCAGCGGAAAACAAATTCTCTGCCGAGCATATCGAGTTCTTTGAGAAGTCGGTTCGTCCGGTCTTTGTCAAACGTTGCATCGAATGCCATGGTGCGGAAAAGCAAGAGGCCGGCTTGCGCCTCGATGCGCGTTCTGCAATCGTCAAAGGGGCCGATTCAGGTGAGATCGTCGCAGCTGGTAAGCCAGATGAAAGTGGCTTGATTCACGCCATCCGTTACGAAACCTACGAGATGCCTCCTAGTGGTCAGATGCCTGCGGAGGAAATTGCGGCGATCGAGAAGTGGGTAAAGCTGGGTATGCCATGGCCGGAAGAGTCAGAGCCGATTCAGCCGATGTCATTCGATCAGCGACTGGTGAACGATAAGCAAGAGCATTGGTCGTACCAGCCGATCCAAAACCCAGAGCCACCCGCGGTGGACGGCAAGCATGTCGCCAACGTAATCGATCAGTTCGTTGTCGACAGCTTGAACAAAGCAGGCATTGCGCCGAGCGAAAAAGCAGATCGACGTACGCTCATTCGACGAGCGACTTTTGATCTGATTGGACTTCCACCAACGCCAGAGGAAGTTCAGGCGTTCGTCAACGACGAGTCGCCCAATGCTTTCGAGAAAGTGATCGATCGTCTGTTGGCATCTCCGCAGTATGGTGTGAAATGGGGACGCGTCTGGCTGGACGTCGCACGGTATTCTGACACGCGAGGCTATCTCAACGATGGTCAAGATCGCCGCTTCCCTTATGCCCATGCGTATCGTGACTACGTCATCGATTCGTTCAATCGCGATACGCCGTACGATGAATTCATCAAAGAACAAATCGCGGCAGACTATTTCGCGGAAGAAGGAGACCGACGACTCGCAGGGCTTGGGCTCATTCGTATCGGTCGCCAGTTTTTGAAACGGCAAGATACGATCGATGACCGTATCGATGTTGTCACGCGAGGTTTGCTGGGCCTGACGGTGAGTTGTGCTCGCTGCCATGACCACAAATACGACGCCATCAATACGGCGGACTACTACGGGCTTTACGGCATCTTCGATCAACTTGAAGAAACAACTCCGCTCGTCGGCCCGATTGATGCCGATCCACAGTATCCCGAGTTCAAGAAACGCTTTGACGAGCTTCAAGCGGAACTCAATCAGCATACCGAGAAAACCGAACGAGTGATTCAATCGGAAGCCGCAACCAACTTTTTCGACTTCATCGTGCGTGCGGTATCGAAAAAGCAAGATGTCGAGATCGCCAAGTACGAGCAGAACGAACTGGACGCGAAGAACATTCGCCCCCATTTGGTTTCCAAGTGGAAGCAGTTCGCCGATCGTGTCTGGAAGCCGAACGATCCAATCTGGGGGCCGCTCTTCAAGGCACACGAATTGGGCGAAGAGCAATTTGCTGCGGAAGCGGAGGCATTAGTCGCCAGTTGGACGGCCGAGGACAGCAAACTGAATCCAACCGTTCGCGAAGCCATCCAGCAGGCAAAACCGACTACGCTTCCAGCGCTGGTTGATGTTTATGACGAACTCTTCAAACCAATCGGTGCTGTCTATCGGGATGCCGAGTTCAGTAAAGTGGCCGTTGATAAGTTGGATGGTCCGCAGGGCGAATTGGCCGATGCGTTGTTTGGACGATTCTCGCCGGTGCTACTCAATGACAACGATGTGAATCGATCCTGGTTCACCAGCGAACGCAACGCACGCAAGAAGCTGGAAGGAAAGATTCGTGGTCATGAGATCGACTCGCCTGGCTCGCCGCCCCGTGCGATGGCGGTGGTCGATCGCGATAAGATCCATGATCCGGTGATCTTCCTGCGCGGCGACCCTGGTCGTCGTGGCGATCGCGTCCCTCGGCAGTTCATTCGCGTATTGAATGAACCAGAGGATACCTCCTACAGCAACGGTAGTGGGCGATTGGAATTGGCCGAAGACATTGTGGCTGACGACAACCCTTTGACAGCACGCGTGATTGCCAACCGTGTCTGGATGACGCACTTTGACCAGCCGCTTGTGCTGACGCCGGCAGACTTTGGTGTCCGAAGCGACCCGCCGAAGCTGCCCCTTCTGTTAGATCACTTGGCGACGTACTTGAAGTCCAACGATTGGTCTCTCAAGCAGTTGCACAAGTACATCATGCTTTCGGCAACCTATCAGCAATCGAGCGAAGACCGTGCGGATGCGAGGGAAAAAGATCCAGAAAATCGCCTCGTCTGGCGAATGAACCGCCGCCGTCTCACGTTCGAGGAAATGCGAGATGGCATGCTTAAAGTTAGTGGTGCGCTGGACGATTCGCTCGGTGGCCGGGCCGAAAAGATTCTGGAGAATCCTCACCCGCCGCGGCGTACCGTGTACGGTTTTGTCGATCGCCAAGACTTGCCGAACTTGTATCGTGCGTTCGACTACCCGAGCCCAGATGCGACAAGTCCAGAGAGATCGAAGACCAGCGTTCCGCAACAGGCACTTTATTTGCTGAACAGTCCTTTCGTGCAGCGTCAGGCTCAATGGATTACCGATTCGTGGAAAGACGAGCCATCCCTCACGGATGAACAGCGATTGGAACGGCTCTTTCAGCGAGTACTGCAGCGAGCCCCTACACAACAAGAATCGGAAATGTTTTTGAAGTACGTCGAGTCGTCCTCCGATGGAGAAAAATGGAATCGGTGGGATAGCGTTGCCCAGGTGGTGATGATCTCCAACGACTTCATGTTTGTCGACTAA
- a CDS encoding TerC family protein — translation MWEALIAVVALAAMEIVLGIDNIVFIAIVSARLPEEQRPNARRLGLIAALVMRILLLFTISWVMQAKEPFFHWSWVFGDLEFFHHHEELEGVSVKDLILFVGGLFLIWKSVFEIHEKLEHQQHGEEGGGKAPATFSGVIFQVMALDVIFSLDSVITAVGMVKDTVQIGGAEISGIWLMVTAVLISVGVMIVFANPISEFVERHPTLKMLALSFLILIGVMLVAEGAGTHFNKGYIYFAMAFALIVEFLNMRVRLKGRRPQEIEKGPSEQAQPAEGS, via the coding sequence ATGTGGGAAGCGCTGATTGCGGTGGTGGCCTTGGCGGCCATGGAAATCGTTCTGGGGATCGACAACATTGTCTTTATCGCGATCGTTTCAGCTCGACTGCCGGAAGAGCAACGCCCTAACGCACGCCGGTTAGGTCTGATTGCGGCGCTGGTCATGAGAATTCTGTTGTTATTCACCATCTCGTGGGTGATGCAAGCCAAAGAGCCATTCTTCCATTGGAGCTGGGTGTTTGGCGATCTCGAGTTCTTCCATCACCATGAAGAGTTGGAAGGGGTCTCTGTCAAAGACCTGATTCTTTTCGTGGGTGGGTTGTTCCTTATTTGGAAAAGTGTCTTCGAGATCCATGAAAAGCTGGAGCATCAACAGCACGGCGAAGAGGGAGGCGGCAAAGCGCCCGCGACTTTTTCTGGAGTCATCTTCCAAGTCATGGCACTCGACGTCATTTTCTCACTCGATTCGGTGATCACGGCCGTCGGGATGGTGAAAGATACCGTGCAGATCGGAGGGGCCGAAATCAGCGGCATTTGGCTGATGGTTACCGCCGTGCTGATTTCCGTTGGCGTGATGATCGTGTTTGCCAACCCGATTTCCGAATTTGTCGAGCGGCATCCCACGCTGAAAATGTTGGCCCTCAGCTTCCTCATCCTGATTGGCGTGATGTTGGTCGCTGAAGGGGCGGGAACGCACTTCAACAAGGGTTACATCTACTTTGCGATGGCATTTGCCCTGATTGTCGAGTTCCTGAATATGCGGGTTCGGTTGAAAGGCCGCCGCCCTCAAGAGATCGAAAAGGGGCCTTCCGAGCAAGCACAGCCAGCGGAAGGCTCGTAA